One genomic window of Aethina tumida isolate Nest 87 chromosome 3, icAetTumi1.1, whole genome shotgun sequence includes the following:
- the LOC109605395 gene encoding uncharacterized protein LOC109605395: MIKYGRPLTNYNASKSTESFSKVSDSNITLGESVRISQEYPKQSVLRTNFLEPLRQSKIMSASGALTVINLLREPLVEYQSSRGFPKDEHITFMNLLTSLLTQSYTAALTILVMLWNLLPLVEGFLYFARFILDKLVDIIETGDPKEKAMKTIVFCGEMFVILIIIFLIVGLIFMPVYVLTARLFGKLWGMIIW, from the exons ATGATAAAATACGGCAGACCCCTCACAAACTACAATGCTTCAAAGTCGACCGAAAGCTTCAGCAAAGTCTCAGACAGCAACATCACCCTGGGCGAGAGCGTGAGAATCAGCCAAGAATACCCGAAGCAAAGTGTACTGCGCACCAACTTCCTCGAACCGCTGCGCCAAAGCAAAATCATGTCGGCCTCCGGCGCCCTGACCGTCATCAACTTGCTGCGCGAGCCTCTGGTCGAATACCAAAGCAGCCGTGGCTTCCCGAAGGATGA ACACATAACGTTCATGAACCTCCTGACGTCACTGCTGACTCAATCGTATACCGCAGCCTTGACCATTTTGGTGATGTTGTGGAACTTGCTGCCGTTGGTGGAAGGTTTTCTTTACTTCGCACGATTTATACTCGACAAATTGGTTGACATTATTGAAACCGGTGATCCCAAAGAGAAGGCGATGAAAACTATTGTTTTCTGCGGCGAAATGTTTGTGATTttgatcattatatttttaattgtgggCCTCATTTTTATGCCCGTGTACGTCCTCACTGCCAGACTGTTCGGTAAACTCTGGGGAATGATTATTTGGTAa
- the LOC109605394 gene encoding major facilitator superfamily domain-containing protein 9-like, which yields MNLNSVNIIYLVSFLDLFAVGLTFPLFSTHLKDLGASHFTIGLFSSAYGGIQVLSGPIVGSWSDVRDRKSVLQITTLLCCFLYGTLGIPDSILIIFLIRCLLGVFKHTQTLTKAILTDFVPASHNIAVFGKSSAYANLGFIIGPLIGGYLSQFDHGFMYVCSITAVLFVFNLCIVSNLPNEQKTKDQHGSLLVGIKKEFSKTIKELKDIDWKVHWISFFLKFLTGLSMSTYFTNQALYLRERYELSQKDIGYTISFHGFIGMFVSFFINHIDKLYKHDASGFQQLGHFYALASACFLCIYFSPNVFMFMLCLIPLAISSTVLRVLGMNLLLKQCEPSKRGSLTGASNSVMSIARFVTPLLTGIVAQTMGENSVILLAVIPVVIGAVTAHYFSKRTKIL from the exons atgaatCTTAActcagttaatattatttatttagtatcatTTCTT GATTTATTTGCTGTGGGGTTAACATTTCCGTTATTTAGCACACATTTGAAAGACCTTGGTGCCTCACATTTCACCATTGGATTGTTCAGCTCAGCTTATGGAGGCATACAAGTTTTATCTGGTCCAATAGTG ggcAGTTGGAGTGATGTGAGGGACAGAAAGTCTGTTTTGCAAATCACCACATTGTTATGTTGTTTTCTGTATGGCACTTTGGGTATACCAGACtcaattctaataatattcttaataaggTGTCTATTAG GTGTATTCAAGCACACTCAAACTCTCACAAAAGCAATTCTAACTGATTTTGTACCAGCAAGTCACAATATTGCAGTCTTTGGTAAATCCTCAGCTTATGCTAATCTGGGATTTATCATAGGACCTTTAATTGGAGGGTACTTGTCACAATTTGATCATGGTTTTATGTACGTTTGTTCCATCACCGCCGTTCTGTTCGTATTCAATTTGTGTATTGTGTCTAATTTACCAAATGAACAAAAGACTAAAGATCAACATGGTTCCTTATTGGTTGGCATCAAAAAAGAGTTTTCCAAAACCATCAAGGAGTTAAAGGATATTGACTGGAAAGTGCATTGGATTAGCTTCTTCCTGAAGTTCCTTACTGGATTATCCATGTCCACATACTTTACTAACCAAGCCCTTTACTTAAGGGAAAGATATGAGTTGTCACAGAAAGATATTGGGTACACAATATCATTCCACGGTTTTATAGGAATGTTCGTTTCCTTCTTCATAAACCACATAGACAAATTATACAAACATGATGCGTCAGGTTTCCAGCAACTAGGTCATTTTTATGCCTTGGCATCAGCTTGTTTcctatgcatttatttctcaCCAAACgtgtttatgtttatgttatgCCTGATTCCATTAGCAATATCATCAACAGTACTGAGAGTGCTAGGCATGAATTTGTTATTGAAGCAGTGCGAGCCTTCCAAAAGGGGATCGTTAACCGGAGCTTCAAACAGTGTCATGTCGATAGCCCGATTTGTAACACCCCTTTTAACTGGCATTGTAGCTCAAACTATGGGCGAAAATTCTGTGATATTACTGGCTGTGATACCAGTTGTTATTGGTGCCGTTACCGcacattattttagtaaacggacaaaaatattgtaa
- the LOC126264801 gene encoding nuclease SbcCD subunit C-like — translation MSRSEGIQFLLSVGVSRGDYAASCFDAIMSIKNSIPSLPINSNMSNYAEVPKNSDEKVFIEKINQLTLQLGDVAKQQKDLKDKLKVIEKQINFDENFHILSNKIDELKNAQTNIIRTIAGNEEQSKNSYQHLHSILVNLNEHQIKFKNTFTSEINQCKAKSDNIDSTLSKTISDLKDLTQATKNYNEINESEKADLKKSIAIVDENFVAFTEEVRIRDDELSQWKLAHTSSLQQLKEIQTLNGSTSNNLNVDIDKINKTMKEIEDVNVGVNTCLKHHESVLNHHELVVKYIKEDEKDLIKEINKLKSRLNSIEKKNNISKFAVEDKREIQLNGVPEVSSSSINLSSSVDVDLIKGLIRDEIGEYGKEQLQFVNLVSDNWLILTMIFLLVALIIVYFL, via the exons ATGAGTAGGTCTGAAGGCATTCAGTTTTTGTTGTCCGTTGGTGTATCAAGAGGAGATTATGCTGCAAGTTGTTTTGATGCAATAAtgtctattaaaaattctattccTTCTTTACCCATT AATTCCAATATGAGTAATTACGCAGAAGTACCCAAAAATTCCGacgaaaaagtatttattgaaAAGATTAACCAATTAACTTTGCAATTAGGAGACGTTGCCAAACAGcaaaaagatttaaaagacaaattaaaagtcatagagaaacaaataaatttcgatGAAAATTTCcacatattatcaaataaaatagacgaattaaaaaatgcacaGACAAACATCATCAGAACCATCGCCGGAAACGAAGAACAAAGCAAAAACTCATACCAACACCTCCACAGCATCTTGGTGAACCTCAACGAACACCAAATCAAGTTCAAAAACACATTCACATCAGAAATTAATCAATGCAAAGCGAAATCAGATAACATCGACAGTACACTTTCGAAGACGATAAGCGACCTGAAAGATCTAACCCAGGCCACCAAAAACTACAACGAAATCAACGAATCAGAGAAAGCCGACCTGAAAAAGTCGATCGCCATCGTCGATGAGAACTTCGTTGCCTTCACCGAAGAGGTAAGGATACGAGACGATGAACTGTCGCAGTGGAAGCTGGCCCACACCTCATCTCTGCAACAACTTAAGGAAATACAGACTTTAAATGGTTCCACGAGTAACAATCTAAATGTTGacatagataaaattaataaaacgatGAAGGAAATCGAAGATGTAAACGTTGGCGTAAATACGTGTTTGAAGCACCACGAAAGCGTGTTAAACCACCACGAATTAGTCGTGAAGTACATTAAAGAGGACGAAAAAGATTTGATTAAAGAAATCAACAAATTGAAGAGTCGACTTAATTCCATTGAGAAGAAGaataatatatctaaattcGCGGTAGAAGACAAGAGGGAAATTCAGTTAAATGGAGTGCCGGAAGTGAGTTCCTCGAGCATTAATCTATCTTCTAGTGTGGATGTGGATTTGATAAAAGGATTGATAAGGGACGAAATAGGGGAATACGGAAAGGAACAGTTACAATTTGTGAATTTGGTCAGCGATAACTGGTTAATTCTAACAATGATCTTCCTTCTAGTCGCATTAataatcgtttattttttataa